gttcgtgactgaaccggggctaatgtgaaaactgccctgtgacctttgccccgttttctactagtgaggagacttggaccctacgtcaagaaataaaggaggaggccacgaggtaggggggcgctcctaccccccagggcgcgccctccaccctcgtgggccccctgttgctccaccgacgtactccttcctcctatatatacctacgtacccccaaacgatcagatatggaaccaaaaacataattccaccgccgcaaccttctgtacccacgagatcccatcttggggcctattccggagctccgccggaggggcatcgatcacggagggcttctacatcatcaccatagctcctccgatgaagtgtgagtagtttacctcaaaccttcgggtccatagttattagctagatggcttcttctctctttttggatctcaatacaatgttctccccctctctcgtggagatctattcaatgtaatcttcttttgcggtgtgtttgttgagaccgatgaattgtgggtttatgatcaagtttatctatgaacaatatttgaatcttctatgaattctcttatgtatgattagttatctttgcaagtctcttcgaataatcagtttggtttggcctactagattgatattttttgcaatgggagaagtgcttagctttgggttcaatcttgcggtgtcctttcctagtgatagtaggggcagcaaggcacatattgtattgttgccatcgaggataacaagatgaggtttttatcatattgcatgaatttattcctctacatcatgtcatcttgcttaaggcgttactctgtttttatgaacttaatactctagatgcatgctggatagcggtcgatgagtggagtaatagtagtagatgcaggcaggagttggtcaacttgtctcggacgtgatgcctatatacatgatcatacctagatattgtcataactatgctcaattttgtcaatttctcaacagtaatttgttcacccaccgtaaaatacttatgctctcgagagaagccactagtgaaacctatggcccccgggtctatcttcatcatattaatcttccaatacttagttatttcctttgcttttttactttgcttttattttactttgcagctttatcacaaaaataccaaaaatattatcctatcatatctatcatatctcactctcgtaagtggccgtagggattgacaaccccttatcgcgttcgttgcgaggatttatttgttttgtgtaggtgcgagggactcgcgcgtagcctcctactagattgataccttggttctcaaaaactgagggaaatactcgctactttgctgcatcaccctttcctcttcaagggaaaaccaacgcaatgctcaagaggtagcaggggcgccctcccaagcccaatccgaattggggtgggggccggcccccctttccttctccctctctcctccttccttcctctcctcctccaactagggaaggggaaatccttctcccaccgggagtaggactcccccgttGGGCGTGCcatgagagggccgaccctccccctcctccactcctttatatacggggaggggggggcaccccatagacacacaagttgattgtttagccgtgtgcggtgccccctccacagatttccacctcggtcatatcgttgcagtgcttaggcgaagccctgcgctagtagcttcatcatcactgtcatcacgtcgtcgtgctgacgaaactctccctcgaccttagctggatctagagttcgtgggacgtcactgagctgaacgtgtgcagatcacggaggtgctgtaccttcggtactaggatcggtcagatcgtgaagacgtacgactacatcaaccgcgttgtcataacgcttccgctttcggtctacgagggtacgtagacaacactctcccctctcgttgctatgcatcacctagatggatcttgcgtgtgcataggagaatttttgaaattactgtgttccccaacagagaGTAAGAGTGGAGTGGAGAGGGGAGAGTGAGGGACACCTGGTTGGAGAAGATAGGCTGGCTTTAACCGTAGTGCACGTTAGGacaaagcgctactactaaagtaCATTATCAGTAGTGCGCTTAAGGAAACGGTGCTACTATTATACCTAGTCtggaggcaacgccgtggcaattgtagtagtagcgcacTATTCGACTAACGCACTACTGCTACTTGGATATCAGTAGCGAGCTTTtctaaagcgcgctactgctaagtagcagtagcgggttgtttaaaccacgctgctggtaagattctgtgtataaggtttttcctagtagtgtgaggtTGGTCAAACGAGATATAACGCCCATGATCGAGACTAAGAGCATGCTTAGCTAAACTATGTGCTTCATAATTCACGACATGACTTTTAAAAGTAAAATTACAAGTAAAAAATGACACTTGAAGTTTGATTTCATTGATGATAGCTCCATAGCTTCCCTTCGCGCCTTTGATAATGTCATTCACTGCTTGCTGGGGGTCGGAAGCTATAACAAAATTCTATTAACGCAGGTCCATCACTAGCGCCAGTGCCTCCTTGCATGTGATCACATCAAGAGTAGCTGGGTCATGTAATCCATCGATTACTAAGCTTGAACTCCCCAAATAGTTTCCTCCACTATCTCTGCACACTGCTACAGCCGGTCCATCTTAATTCCAGTATATTTTATTTacttcaaaataattctccaaaaatcaCCGTtcaatttcgagaacttttatttctgcacaaaaacaacaccatgatagttctactgaaaacaacatcagtccgagttagtttcactCAAATGATGCAAAGTAGAAgaaaaaacaagggcaaaagtgtttgaaaaagtagatacgttggagacgtatcaactcccccaatatTAACTTattgcttgtcctcaaacaattcagCTGACAATCTGAAAGTGATAatgaaaacttttacaaactaatTTGCTCTTGTAGATGAACATAAACATAGCTAGTGCTCATATTTCAACAAAAATCAGAGTAACCATCTATATGTTAACAATTAGAAaccacatttactcatatcaataacataaccTACTAGTGAGCAATACTACTATATCCATTCTATGAATTATCCCCAAAGCTATTACCACGAATAAGAAAACATATGGGAACACCAAAAAACGGCGGACAAACTAACAAACAGAGATAACTACCCCTGGATCATTGCAAGTGCTTGTTCATACTGGCCACACTTAGACACGACCATGGTGCCGAAAAAGGTCAAGTGTGAACGTTGGTATGGGCCGTGAGGGGAGAGTAGTGCGGAGCAACAACGCGATGTCAGCATCACTCCGTCGAGGCGCATCCCTTCGCGTCGAGTTCGCTGCACATATGGACTCGATACAAACGAGAAACCGGTTTGGTCTGAGCCTTCTTAGATGTAGGTCCTTATCACGCATGGATCCAAACCCGGGCCCTTCGCCTGACTTTGATGCCATCGGTGGGAGGCTGTTGCCATTGTCTCGCATGGGAGGTTGTTGTCAGCGTTGGCCGACCAACATGTATTGCTGCCAGAATTGGGTACACTATATTTTCATAATGTTTAATTGTATAAAACATGAATATTTGGATTAAAAACATGAGAACTGAAACTgaaaatacatatgatttattgtatTTGATTATTGCGTAATATAAAAATTGTTGAATCTAAGTGGTATAATCATTTTGATATGGGATAATTGGTtttatacccttagttgtgtcTCCCTCGTCAGGATTGCCCCTAGTTTCTGAAAACACGTGGTCTTCTCCAACCCACTTTAGCATCTtttgcttttgccctttgaccatttgatcgtcactttgaaaacttcataactaattcatactaaataagagaaatgcaaataatatatcaaaatatttggaaaaacatcacctatatgtcaatgTCAATTGCATTCctgacaaaagtgttggtaagtgcccatccgagttttagctcttatcacaccaccatgaacagtaaaacctaaaaaaacaaaaaaaattcagaaaataagttggtggcaaagaatgacaattGTTTTAAGTGGTTGCCAAGTTTCaacagggaatgacattcgtgggagtcgtggcaaaaaaaattcTAGGTCAAACTTACCTTTTTGGTCACTTTCAGAAGTTATAGTTCCAAATTTTGAGAATTCTAGGCCAAACTTTCAGTACTTTGAACGTTCCGAAAATGTGAAAACCTTCAAAAGTTTCTCATTAAAAATTTAACAATTTTTAGAACTTTTCAATGTTCAAAACTTTCATAGCattcaaaaatagaaaaaatttgaaCGTCCTAAAAAACCATCTTCTTGAAATTTTGGAActtcattttttggaatttccatgAAAGAAAAACAAAGTGAAAATTTGGGTCGCATGTGCACGCCCTACTAGGTGAGGGTaacacttgtgtgtgtgtgtgtgtgtttggtggCTTCATGTCCGCTGCATACATGAGTTCAGTGGCTTCATGTCGTGTGTCCGCTGCAAGCATGAGCTCTCCCTTGGAGCGTGTTGTCCAAATTAGATCTTGGATTACTTGTCTATCCGCATATCAAAAGACCGACATAAAatattttctttctatcttttgaGTTCTTTTTTCTTGCAATTTTTTGGGCAGTTCTTCTGATACTAGAAGGGTTTGACGCGCTTTGCTacgccgttggtgttgttgggtttcTTAAAAAATGATACTCACTGTGTTTCAAAATATAATGTGTATTACTTTTTAAAAAGTTGAACATTTTAAGTGTGGTCAAATTTttagagaaatatatcaaaattcataatatcaaatAAGTATGATTAGATTCATaatgaaatgaattttcataccttttcgtttaatattgtggatgtcaatattttttgctctaaacttgGTCAAAACTAATGCCCCTTATATTCTGGAAttgatggaatatttagtttggcgggggatgatggagtgtgttttatttttatttaataatgTTGTGATTTGGTGGGCTTTCCGCGGTGTGATTCTGTGTTATCCACTAGCTAACCTATATTCATGTGAGGAAATTTCCACGCTGGTGGTGATAGAGGCAAACCTCATCAGGTGGTTTCATGTACTATATTGGGGCTACATTATCACATAGTGACGCCTCTTTTTTCTAGATGGTGGGAGGGTGCACgggattgatatgtttttatatGCAGGTTGCTGATGATTGATCTAAATAATCGTTGACACTGTCAAAATTGAAACCAAGTCtgaaattgaatacctcaattcaGTGAAAGAACTTTAAAATTAGGGAACATAGTGATTTAAGAATTGAATAGGTGAGCTCTCCGAtaaattgttgacccggtcaaaattggTAGACCCAATTCAAAATGAAAGACCTCAATTAATTATGATGTCTTAAAATTAGAAAAGATAGTGTATAGTATAAAAGAATCGAATGAGATAGTTTTGAGAATTTGTTGACCTGGTTAAAATCGGATGACCCAATTCTAATTGCGGACCTCAATTGAATGTGGGCTCTATAAAATTAGGGAGTTTAGTGTTATAGATGATAATATTTTAAGGTAGCATATCCTACTGTTTTTGATAAAAAAATATGGCTCCTGTAATGAAGTAAAAGGACAAGAATATAGATAATGAAGATTTGTGTTGGGTCGTGAGAGGAAGAAGAACGTGCCTGAAAAAAGACGAAAAGGCGGGACATGGGAAGAACATTAAGAATGTGTGTTCGATTGAATCAGAAAATTTTATTTTCATAGAGATTCTTCCAAGTTCATACTATTACGTAGGCGAATGCATCTTTCGTACGAGGATCCATGCATGCGTTCAATGTTCATTATTCAAAATCCACTTCTTTTCCAAAAAGATTCGAAATCCACATATACATCATAGTGTAGCTAGCTGATAAAGCAATACTCGATGCTGGATGGACTGATGTAGTACAAATGTTTATTTTCATATAGTACAAGCTTACAAATTTGTGGTATTACATAGGCAAATGGATCTTTTTTACAAGGATCCATGCTTTATTCAGAAAGTAAATCCGTATATACTGCATGGTGCTGATAAACTATAGTACTCGATGATGCATGGACCGACTGATGTACAGTAGTAGTGGTGTTTAAGAGCCGTCCATGGTCGGGTAGTAGGCGTAGGTGGCCATGCCGCAGTTGCCGCCGTTCCCGCGCGTGAGGCGCATGTAGCCCCCCTCGCCCCACCCCGTCCCCCACTGGTTCTTCACCATCCAGTACGCCTGCCCGCCGCTGTCCGTCCCGTAGCCCACCACCGTCACGCCGTGGTTCAGGTTCTGTCCACACGACGAGCTGCCGGTGCACACGCCCCTCATATAGTGCTGGAAGTCACGGTCAGCCTCCATGGGCACGGCCACCGGCTGTCTGGCCGCGAGCTCCTGCAAGGTGCCTTCGTCGCCGTGCAGTTCCACCATTCGGGGGGCGCCGATGGAGGCGGCCGAGTTTGGGCTGGCGCTGCTGCTGCGGCACGCGCCCTGCTGGCCGGTATACGCGTAGGATTCCTCTGGCTGAAGGCCGCCACTCGAGGCGACGTAGCTTAGGGCGGCGTTGATGTCGCCGCCGTTGCAGGAGTTGGCGCCGCCCGTGCAGTCCagcacctgctgctctgacatggAGATGAGGTTGCCAGTGGCTATCTTTACGAGCCCCTCCGTCGCCGCTACCGCCGCGAACGCCCACCAACAACCTGTACGTGTATATTCATTTGGGAACTTTGGCTTATGCTACGGCGTTACATTAAAttaatatatgcatgcatgcattgcaggaGCTGTAGATTCTTACCGCATGAGCCTTGGTTCTTGACTTGGGTGACGGCACCCGCGGCCCTCCAGTCCACGCTGTCCGGCGTGGAGTCGAACTGAGCATTGGACATGTTCACCGCGGCCACCGGCGTGCTGTCCACGCCGTGCTGGTGGCGGTACCCGAGGTGCTTCTCCGTGAACTCTTCGCTGGTGAGGTCCGAGAACTGATTGAGGCCGAGCGTGTATGTCCGGTTGCCCGCTCGATTGACAGCCTCGACGTGCCGCGCGTTGGCCGCGAACACCTCCTGCCGGCGTAATTTCTCGGCAGCGTCCGTGTACTCGCGCCCGAACTTGGCCATCCACCGCTCGTGCCGGGCGGCCAGCGCGTCCCCTCGCGCCGCGGCAGCACTGACAAAGGCGGTGGCGGCCGCAAGCACGAGCAGAAGCGCAAACAGTGTGCCGTCGAGGCGGCGCGAGCTGTGAGTCGACGCCATTAAGCTAAGCTATATAATTAGTTGCTTGCTTCTTCTTGCAATGCAATGGTTTACGAGCTACTAAGCACGTAGCAACCATGCTGCCGGCGCTTCTATTTATAGGAGCGGGCATGGCGAGCAAGACGGGGCATACGAGCGGATTCCATACTTTTCGTCCATGGATCCGCGTTCAAATGCCGAAGTCGAACGTACGTATTGACTGGGAGTCCATGGATGTTTGTATCCGACGACGGTGGTTGTTCTCGTCACTCTGTATACTCTTCTTCTACTTCTCCAAGGTTTTTCTTGTTTGCCGGATGGTGCGGCAAAGTGCTCTATCCACAC
This genomic stretch from Triticum aestivum cultivar Chinese Spring unplaced genomic scaffold, IWGSC CS RefSeq v2.1 scaffold144736, whole genome shotgun sequence harbors:
- the LOC123175844 gene encoding zingipain-2-like — translated: MASTHSSRRLDGTLFALLLVLAAATAFVSAAAARGDALAARHERWMAKFGREYTDAAEKLRRQEVFAANARHVEAVNRAGNRTYTLGLNQFSDLTSEEFTEKHLGYRHQHGVDSTPVAAVNMSNAQFDSTPDSVDWRAAGAVTQVKNQGSCGCWWAFAAVAATEGLVKIATGNLISMSEQQVLDCTGGANSCNGGDINAALSYVASSGGLQPEESYAYTGQQGACRSSSASPNSAASIGAPRMVELHGDEGTLQELAARQPVAVPMEADRDFQHYMRGVCTGSSSCGQNLNHGVTVVGYGTDSGGQAYWMVKNQWGTGWGEGGYMRLTRGNGGNCGMATYAYYPTMDGS